The genomic interval TTTCACAATAGATCCCGATTTTTGTGAGGCTGCAGAATCGCCTCAGGCTGCAGGATCGCCTCAGGCTGCAGGATCATTTATTTTCGTTGCCTGGAGAGACAAAGAATGGAATAATATGATCGGACTGCTACATTGAAAGGATCAGACAAACGGCTGATATTATCCTAAGTCGGGAGGGCAAGAGATGCAAAAAGGACCTTTGTATATCCTGGGAGCGGGCAATCAGTCAAAAGTCCTGCTTTCAATGCTCGAAGAGTGCGGAAGGGAATGTGCCGGGATCTTTGATGATGATGAGAACCTGGCGGGCGATCTTTGGGGCTGTCCGATCAGGGGCAGGATCTCTGATGTTCCGGACATTGAAGCGACTGAGGCAGTGATAGCGATTGGCGACAATATGACAAGGAAGGTAATAAGCTGCAAGTTCAGGAACGTTCGATGGGCGGTCCTGATCCATCCTGCAGCTTGCATACATCCTTCAGTCAACTTGCGAGAGGGCTCTGTGATATTTCCCGGTACGATCATCCATGCCGGAGCCTCGGCGGGCAGGCATGTCATAATCAATTCAGGATCTGTAGTGGGGTATGAAACGATGATCGGCGATTACTCCCATGTCGGCATGGGAAGCATCATCGCTGACAAGGTCATCGTAGGAGAGAACGTACTGCTGGGAATGGGTACGGTCGTTATCCCAAAGGTGCATCTGTTTGATGACGTCACTATCGGAGCCGGGTCGACGATAATCAAGAACCTCGGACCCGGAGGAGTTTACGTAGGCAATCCGGCAAGACGGGTACTGAGGCCGATCATCGACACGGAAGAGGCCGAACAGTAAGATGACAGAGTCAGGATCAACCGATAGGGCAGGCTGAAGAAAAGCCTGCCCATGATGTATCTGACGAGAGTAATATTTTCTTTGTCTTATCCCTGCGCTTTTTCGAGCTTCAGTGCCTTAAGTCCCTCTCTGACCATCAGGACCGCAAGTACCAGAAGTATCGCAGATATCGCGGCAAGGGGATAGTTCGCGCTTGGACTGCTCAGTGTTGTTTTGATCTCGATTACCAGTCCGGCCATGCTTGTCACAAGCATAAACCAGAAGGGGACGATCAGGAATGTCGCCTTTTTCTTGAGGCCGCGGATTATCCATACTGCGATGCCAAGTAGGGCAAGAGCTGCGACAAGCTGATTGGAAGCTCCGAATACCGGCCATATCATTGCCCACGCAGCTACGACCTTGCCTGAAGCATCGGTCGTCTTCACATAAACGAGCCCCAGCGCAACTGCGATAGCTATAATTGTGGCAAGGTATTTGCCTATCCTGCCGCCCGTGAATTCCTGTATCTGATAACGCGCGAGCCTTGTTGCCGTGTCGAGCGATGTGAGGAGGAAACCGTTGATGGCTATGGCTCCAAGCCTTGTTCCAAGGACGGGATCGATGCCGACTATAGTGCAGAACTGTCCAAAGCCTGCCGCAAAAGTTCCAACCGGTCCGCCCTTCTGGATACCGCCTGCGACCATCAGCGTCCCTATCGAGATGACTGCGACCAGCCCTTCGAGAAGCATGGCGCCGTACCCGACAGGAAGCGCGTCCCTTTCATGGCAGAGCTGTTTTGAGGTCGTTCCGCTCCCTACAAGCGAATGGAATCCAGAGATCGCTCCGCATGCCACTATTACAAATAGCATCGGCCAGAGATGGAGCTTGGTCAGACCGAAATATTTTACGTTGTCCGCAAGCACCGGGATCGCGCCGCTGTCCATCTTAGCTCCGAAC from Synergistaceae bacterium DZ-S4 carries:
- a CDS encoding NeuD/PglB/VioB family sugar acetyltransferase; this translates as MQKGPLYILGAGNQSKVLLSMLEECGRECAGIFDDDENLAGDLWGCPIRGRISDVPDIEATEAVIAIGDNMTRKVISCKFRNVRWAVLIHPAACIHPSVNLREGSVIFPGTIIHAGASAGRHVIINSGSVVGYETMIGDYSHVGMGSIIADKVIVGENVLLGMGTVVIPKVHLFDDVTIGAGSTIIKNLGPGGVYVGNPARRVLRPIIDTEEAEQ
- a CDS encoding carbon starvation protein A, whose protein sequence is MFPVMFIVSAVLFVFGYKFYGDFMAKVYDLDNKNPTPAEQLNDGVDYCPAHPAVVLGHHFSSIAGAGPIVGPITAASIFGWLPTIMWCVLGSIFLGGPHDMGSLVSSMRHEGKSVGVVIERWIGETGKKLFLGFTILSLILVVAVFLVLTTATFVTDPVVAFVGCLYILLAVISGILIYRFNLNFKIVTVFMLIIVAICSFKGGDWPFVAAMFTHSADQWNMFLAIYILAASVLPVWLLLQPRDYLASFFLYFAVGIGAIGMLFGAKMDSGAIPVLADNVKYFGLTKLHLWPMLFVIVACGAISGFHSLVGSGTTSKQLCHERDALPVGYGAMLLEGLVAVISIGTLMVAGGIQKGGPVGTFAAGFGQFCTIVGIDPVLGTRLGAIAINGFLLTSLDTATRLARYQIQEFTGGRIGKYLATIIAIAVALGLVYVKTTDASGKVVAAWAMIWPVFGASNQLVAALALLGIAVWIIRGLKKKATFLIVPFWFMLVTSMAGLVIEIKTTLSSPSANYPLAAISAILLVLAVLMVREGLKALKLEKAQG